From Corvus moneduloides isolate bCorMon1 chromosome 2, bCorMon1.pri, whole genome shotgun sequence, one genomic window encodes:
- the LOC116436365 gene encoding homeobox protein NANOG-like, translating to MGCLLVGCLQPRPPHRLMLGAGGPGPAMSAHLATPPSYVPYPGAARYGDYYWFSAGSMDSVPAEEAPAPDAPPLPAAKTPSPSASSSSGTLTQYYTPDSATSPTAAGSPSPHSSLQKVKAQGKGVVKAGKSRTAFSQDQLKALHQRFQSQKYLSPQQIRELAAALELTYKQVKTWFQNQRMKFKRCQKESQWVEKGMYLPQNGVHQAAYLDIAPTFHQVFPVGTSRNLQAVPNVHQAYSSGQTYGNGQNLYSLVSVEDEGPFGKGGTGCNTQQTMGLLSQQMNFYHSCFDNIDYVSVEVEDAFNFQNTSDTVTPFSSSPIQNQCQVPWHPMGTQSWYESQV from the exons ATGGGGTGCCTGCTCGTGGGTTGCCTGCAGCCTCGACCGCCACATCGCCTCATGCTCGGGGCTggagggcccggcccggccatGAGCGCCCACCTGGCCACGCCGCCGTCCTATGTGCCCTACCCCGGCGCGGCCAGGTATGGAGACTACTACTGGTTCTCCGCAGGCAGCATGGACAGCGTGCCCGCCGAGGAGGCTCCGGCGCCGGACGCCCCCCCCTTGCCCGCGGCCAAGACGCCCAGTCCCTCAG cttcctccagctctgggacacTCACCCAGTACTACACCCCTGACTCTGCCACTAGCCCCACCGCAGCAGGCAGCCCGTCTCCCCACTCCTCTTTGCAGAAGGTCAAGGCGCAAGGCAAGGGTGTGGTGAAGGCTGGCAAGAGCCGCACAGCCTTCTCGCAGGACCAGCTGAAAGCCCTACACCAGCGCTTCCAGAGCCAGAAGTACCTTAGCCCCCAGCAGATCCgggagctggctgctgccctTGAGCTCACCTACAAACAG GTGAAAACATGGTTTCAGAATCAACGGATGAAATTTAAGCGTTGCCAAAAGGAGAGCCAGTGGGTGGAAAAAGGGATGTATCTACCACAG AATGGGGTTCATCAGGCTGCTTACCTGGATATAGCCCCCACGTTCCACCAGGTCTTCCCTGTCGGCACCAGCAGAAACCTTCAGGCTGTGCCCAACGTGCACCAGGCTTACAGCAGCGGACAGACTTATGGGAATGGGCAGAACCTGTACTCACTCGTGTCTGTGGAGGATGAGGGGCCCTTTGGAAAAGGTGGGACAGGCTGCAATACCCAGCAAACCATGGGTTTATTAAGCCAGCAAATGAACTTCTATCACAGCTGCTTTGACAATATAGATTATGTCAGCGTGGAGGTAGAAGATGCCTTCAACTTCCAGAACACCTCTGACACTGTCACACCATTTTCGAGCTCTCCTATACAGAATCAATGCCAGGTACCTTGGCATCCCATGGGGACCCAGAGTTGGTATGAGTCTCAGGtctga